In Mercurialis annua linkage group LG5, ddMerAnnu1.2, whole genome shotgun sequence, a single genomic region encodes these proteins:
- the LOC126681301 gene encoding probable disease resistance protein At5g63020, with protein MSGLEAAAAISPFWEAIKSGICFCCARAEYFDDLESSLESLKREIIRLKEMKEHVEGRVRQEKKPQMQQLYNVTDWLRRVDASLENADDIFSHGEEEIGRKAIRFFFPKHCCSYNRAGKKVNGKLKEVTDLIRDGGFGAVVEKRGVDLVNEMPVPETVGLELKVEEIWRLVEDRSVGIIGLYGMGGVGKTTLLKKMYNKIWRTSEYVLIWVDRSDEDPVKAVHEAIRKKFEISEELWRNKNESDSVAIWKNLRSEKFVLLLDDVGHRWHYHRLEEAGIPLNGNDNGSKVIFTTRSKEVCDRMRAKSVEVKCLPLETAQELFQLCVGRPILDSHSEIPKLALDAAIACNGLPLLLVTIGRAMASKTRFRDWKMQVEKLKEQLTKVADVEAQVFSVLKVSYDTLSSDTHKKCFLYFCLFPEGRNVKKQEIIELWIAEGILDYVIDPWEEGEEIISSLKLASLLENGKSEEFVKMHAVIHAMALWLACEEGKAEDKVLTQEKALESSSKWVNAERISLWDSTIKSLPHIPCCTHLTTLLLRATSLTDLPSGFFQSMPALTVLDLSNNNGLTDLPAGIAGLGSLLYLNLSGTGIKNLPSELQDLKNLRTLITGYLVKIERGFISSLCGLIVFRMLAEASIYSPQYDEERFLEELECSEHIKELGIILSSTNAVLKLLNSNKLRRCIRQLKFVKLTDQVSVPLPKLCLKSMEHLERLELWNSPSLMEVEVNNESHQEPQVFPGYRKSLVQECFQNLSFISIYNCQITNVAWLIHAPNVRTLTLCECYEMVELVDENWGKSIFDNLTDLSLTNLPKLEYICRQTLQFPCLISLSVYTCPKLKNLPFNSRSAKNLKEIRGRRDWWDGLQWTSDTVKDIFFLKLQQSKQKVVIKVQMTCEKCRSKALKVAAACSGVEYVAIRGPEKNQIEVIGKELDAVKLAVSLRKKLGHAELISIGPTN; from the exons ATGTCCGGTTTAGAGGCGGCAGCAGCAATTTCCCCATTCTGGGAAGCCATCAAAAGCGGCATATGTTTTTGCTGCGCCCGGGCAGAATACTTTGATGATCTCGAATCCAGTCTCGAGTCCTTAAAAAGAGAAATTATCAGATTGAAGGAAATGAAAGAGCACGTAGAGGGTAGAGTTAGGCAGGAAAAGAAACCGCAGATGCAGCAACTGTACAATGTAACAGATTGGCTTCGAAGAGTCGACGCGTCGTTAGAAAATGCGGATGACATTTTCAGCCATGGTGAAGAAGAAATTGGCAGGAAAGCCATCAGATTCTTCTTTCCCAAGCACTGCTGCTCCTATAATAGAGCTGGCAAGAAAGTCAACGGAAAGCTCAAAGAAGTCACTGATCTCATAAGAGACGGTGGTTTTGGCGCGGTTGTAGAGAAAAGAGGCGTTGATTTAGTTAACGAGATGCCTGTGCCGGAAACTGTGGGTCTGGAGTTGAAGGTTGAAGAGATATGGAGACTGGTTGAAGATCGCAGTGTGGGAATTATAGGGCTGTATGGCATGGGCGGTGTGGGGAAAACCACATTGCTAAAGAAGATGTACAATAAGATTTGGAGAACCAGTGAGTATGTTTTGATTTGGGTTGATAGATCAGACGAAGATCCTGTCAAAGCAGTTCATGAAGCCATCAGGAAGAAATTTGAAATCTCTGAAGAGTTGTGGAGAAACAAGAATGAATCAGACTCTGTCGCGATATGGAAAAACTTGAGATCGGAGAAATTCGTGCTGTTGCTAGATGATGTTGGCCATCGATGGCATTACCACCGATTGGAAGAAGCTGGAATTCCTCTGAATGGTAATGATAATGGGTCCAAAGTCATCTTCACCACTCGATCAAAGGAGGTGTGCGACAGGATGAGGGCAAAAAGTGTCGAAGTGAAGTGTTTGCCCCTAGAAACTGCGCAAGAATTGTTTCAATTGTGCGTGGGACGACCAATTCTGGATTCTCACTCGGAAATCCCAAAGCTTGCGTTGGATGCTGCTATAGCCTGTAACGGCTTGCCGCTTCTGCTTGTCACTATTGGACGAGCCATGGCGAGTAAGACAAGATTTCGAGACTGGAAGATGCAAGTCGAGAAGTTGAAGGAACAACTGACAAAAGTTGCTGATGTAGAAGCTCAAGTGTTTTCTGTTCTCAAGGTAAGCTATGATACATTGAGCTCAGATACTCATAAGAAATGCTTTCtgtatttttgtttgtttccaGAAGGCCGGAATGTTAAGAAACAGGAAATAATTGAACTCTGGATTGCGGAAGGGATTTTAGACTACGTTATTGATCCTTGGGAAGAAGGGGAAGAAATAATCTCAAGCTTAAAACTCGCAAGTTTGCTTGAAAATGGCAAGTCAGAAGAATTTGTTAAGATGCACGCTGTGATTCACGCAATGGCGTTATGGCTAGCTTGTGAAGAGGGGAAGGCAGAGGACAAAGTATTGACACAGGAGAAGGCATTGGAGTCATCATCAAAATGGGTAAACGCAGAGAGGATATCGTTGTGGGATTCCACCATCAAATCTCTCCCTCATATACCTTGTTGCACTCATCTTACAACATTGCTTCTCAGAGCCACAAGCCTGACGGATTTACCAAGCGGATTCTTTCAATCTATGCCAGCTTTAACTGTGTTGGACCTGTCGAATAATAATGGCTTAACTGATCTACCTGCGGGCATTGCAGGTCTTGGCAGCTTGCTTTATCTCAATTTGTCCGGAACAGGTATTAAAAATCTTCCTTCTGAACTTCAGGACCTGAAAAACTTGAGGACTTTGATTACAGGCTACCTTGTGAAGATTGAACGCGGATTCATATCTAGTTTGTGTGGATTAATTGTGTTTAGAATGTTAGCTGAGGCAAGTATTTATTCTCCACAATATGATGAAGAAAGATTTCTTGAGGAATTGGAATGCTCGGAACACATAAAAGAGCTAGGTATCATCTTGTCTTCGACCAACGCTGTCCTGAAACTGCTGAACAGCAACAAACTGCGAAGATGCATCAGACAACTGAAGTTTGTGAAGCTCACAGATCAGGTCTCAGTACCCTTGCCTAAATTATGTCTAAAAAGCATGGAGCATCTAGAAAGACTTGAGTTATGGAACTCTCCATCGCTGATGGAGGTTGAAGTTAACAATGAAAGCCACCAAGAGCCACAGGTGTTTCCTGGTTACCGCAAATCGTTAGTACAGGAATGCTTTCAAAATCTTAGTTTTATAAGCATTTACAACTGTCAGATTACGAATGTTGCGTGGCTCATCCACGCTCCAAATGTTCGAACTTTGACATTATGCGAATGTTACGAAATGGTTGAATTAGTGGATGAAAATTGGGGAAAGTCTATATTCGACAATCTCACAGATTTATCCTTGACAAACCTGCCAAAGCTGGAATACATCTGCCGACAGACTCTGCAATTTCCTTGTCTTATAAGCTTATCTGTATACACCTGCCCAAAACTAAAGAATCTACCTTTCAATTCCCGTAGTGCaaagaatttaaaagaaataagggGACGGAGAGACTGGTGGGATGGCTTGCAATGGACGAGTGATACTGTTAAGGACATTTTCTTTCTGAAATTGCAGCAATCAAAA CAAAAAGTTGTGATAAAGGTGCAAATGACTTGCGAGAAGTGCCGTTCCAAAGCATTGAAGGTTGCAGCTGCTTGCTCAG GAGTGGAGTATGTGGCAATAAGAGGACCAGAAAAAAATCAGATCGAGGTGATAGGAAAAGAGTTAGATGCGGTGAAACTTGCAGTTTCACTAAGAAAGAAATTGGGGCATGCGGAGTTAATCAGCATTGGACCCACCAATTAA